From a region of the Mycobacterium sp. SMC-8 genome:
- a CDS encoding lipid-transfer protein: MSRVFVVGVGMTKFEKPGRREGWDYPDMARESGTKALQDAGIEYSEVQQGYVGYCSGDSTSGQRALYELGMTGIPIVNVNNNCSTGSSALYLAAAAIRGGLADCVLALGFEKMQPGSLGGGAEDRESPMKRHILALNEIDAMQFPVAPWMFGAAGREHMKKYGTTAEHFAKIGYKNHKHSVNNPYAQFQDEYTLDDILAAKMISDPLTKLQCSPTSDGSAAVVLAGEDYVAEHDLAGQAVEIVGQAMTTDFASTFDGSAANIIGYDMNVKAAQQVYQQSGLGPEDFQVIELHDCFSANELLLYEALGLCGPGEAPKLIDDEDTTYGGRWVVNPSGGLISKGHPLGATGLAQCSELTWQLRGTADKRQVDGVTAALQHNIGLGGAAVVTAYQRAER, encoded by the coding sequence ATGAGCCGGGTTTTTGTCGTCGGCGTGGGAATGACGAAGTTCGAGAAACCCGGGCGACGCGAGGGTTGGGACTATCCCGACATGGCGCGGGAGTCCGGAACCAAGGCGCTACAGGACGCCGGCATCGAGTACAGCGAAGTCCAGCAGGGCTATGTGGGCTACTGCTCCGGTGATTCCACGTCGGGCCAGCGGGCGCTCTACGAGCTGGGGATGACCGGCATCCCGATCGTCAACGTCAACAACAACTGCTCCACCGGATCGAGCGCGCTCTACCTGGCGGCCGCCGCGATCCGCGGCGGGCTGGCCGACTGCGTGCTGGCGCTCGGATTCGAGAAGATGCAGCCGGGCTCGCTGGGCGGCGGTGCCGAGGACCGGGAATCCCCGATGAAGCGACACATCCTGGCGCTCAACGAGATCGACGCCATGCAGTTCCCCGTCGCACCGTGGATGTTCGGTGCGGCGGGGCGTGAGCACATGAAGAAGTACGGCACCACCGCAGAGCATTTCGCCAAGATCGGTTACAAGAACCACAAGCATTCGGTGAACAACCCGTACGCACAGTTCCAGGATGAGTACACCCTCGACGACATCCTGGCCGCGAAGATGATCTCCGATCCGCTGACCAAGCTGCAGTGCTCACCGACCTCGGACGGGTCCGCGGCGGTGGTGCTTGCCGGCGAGGACTATGTCGCCGAGCACGATCTGGCCGGGCAGGCCGTCGAGATCGTCGGTCAGGCGATGACCACCGATTTCGCGTCGACGTTCGACGGCAGCGCGGCCAACATCATCGGATACGACATGAATGTCAAAGCCGCGCAACAGGTTTATCAGCAGTCCGGACTGGGGCCGGAGGACTTCCAGGTGATCGAGTTGCACGACTGCTTCTCGGCCAACGAACTGCTGCTGTACGAGGCGCTGGGCCTGTGCGGGCCCGGTGAGGCGCCGAAGCTGATCGACGACGAGGACACCACCTACGGGGGCCGCTGGGTGGTCAACCCGTCGGGCGGGTTGATCTCCAAGGGCCACCCGCTCGGGGCGACGGGCCTGGCCCAGTGCAGCGAGCTGACCTGGCAGTTGCGCGGCACCGCCGACAAGCGTCAGGTCGACGGCGTCACCGCCGCGCTGCAGCACAACATCGGGCTGGGCGGCGCAGCGGTCGTCACGGCCTACCAGCGGGCCGAGCGGTAG
- a CDS encoding cation:dicarboxylate symporter family transporter, translated as MTTTMDRPTPPDTPRPRRDRTHWLYIAVIVAVLAGVGVGILAPDVGKSVGVLGTMFVALIKMMIAPVIFCTIVLGIGSVRKAATVGKVGGLAFVYFLAMSTFALAIGLVVGNLLHPGSGLHVTDTTVGKGAELADKAHEAGGLMDFVQGIIPTSMFSSLTEGSVLQALFVALLVGFALQGLGSAGEPILRGIEHLQKLVFKVLVMILWLAPIGAFGAIANVVGQTGWAAVGQLMALMLGFYLTCAIFVFGVLGALLRVVSGVSIFKLVRYLAREYLLIVSTSSSESALPRLIAKMEHLGVDRSTVGVVVPTGYSFNLDGTAIYLTMASLFIAGALGDPLSLPEQIGLLVFMIVASKGAAGVTGAGLATLAGGLQAHRPDLLDGVGLIVGIDRFMSEARALTNFSGNAVATLLVGSWTHTIDKGKVNSVLAGEDPFDELTMLDSDHGSRVAEPPQERVPATV; from the coding sequence ATGACGACCACGATGGACCGGCCGACCCCACCCGACACCCCCCGACCCAGACGAGACCGCACGCACTGGCTCTACATCGCCGTGATCGTCGCGGTCCTCGCCGGTGTCGGGGTCGGCATCCTGGCCCCCGACGTCGGCAAGAGCGTCGGCGTCCTGGGCACCATGTTCGTGGCGCTGATCAAGATGATGATCGCGCCGGTCATCTTCTGCACGATCGTGCTGGGAATCGGGTCGGTCCGCAAGGCGGCCACCGTCGGCAAGGTCGGCGGCCTGGCGTTCGTCTACTTCCTGGCGATGTCGACGTTCGCACTGGCGATCGGCCTGGTGGTCGGCAACCTGCTGCACCCCGGCAGCGGATTGCATGTCACCGACACCACCGTGGGCAAGGGCGCCGAGCTGGCCGACAAGGCCCATGAGGCCGGTGGGCTGATGGACTTCGTTCAGGGCATCATCCCGACGTCGATGTTCTCGTCGCTGACCGAGGGCAGCGTGCTGCAGGCGTTGTTCGTCGCGCTGCTGGTGGGCTTCGCGCTGCAGGGCCTGGGGTCGGCCGGTGAGCCGATCCTGCGCGGCATCGAGCACCTGCAGAAGCTCGTATTCAAGGTGCTGGTGATGATCCTGTGGCTGGCGCCGATCGGCGCGTTCGGCGCCATCGCGAACGTGGTCGGTCAGACCGGCTGGGCGGCCGTCGGGCAGTTGATGGCGTTGATGCTCGGCTTCTATCTGACCTGCGCGATCTTCGTGTTCGGTGTGCTCGGGGCACTGCTGCGGGTGGTGTCCGGGGTGTCGATCTTCAAGCTGGTCCGCTACCTGGCCCGCGAGTACCTGCTGATCGTGTCGACGTCGTCGTCGGAGTCCGCGCTGCCGCGCCTGATCGCCAAGATGGAACACCTCGGTGTGGACCGCTCGACCGTGGGTGTGGTTGTGCCGACCGGCTATTCGTTCAACTTGGATGGCACCGCGATCTACCTGACGATGGCGTCGCTGTTCATCGCCGGGGCGCTGGGCGACCCGCTGTCTCTGCCGGAGCAGATCGGGCTGCTGGTCTTCATGATCGTCGCGTCCAAGGGGGCGGCCGGGGTGACCGGCGCCGGGCTGGCCACGCTGGCCGGTGGCCTGCAGGCGCACCGGCCGGACCTGCTCGACGGTGTCGGGCTCATCGTCGGCATCGACCGGTTCATGTCCGAGGCGCGGGCGCTGACCAACTTCTCCGGCAACGCGGTCGCCACCCTGCTGGTCGGTTCGTGGACGCACACGATCGACAAGGGCAAGGTGAATTCGGTATTGGCAGGCGAGGATCCGTTCGACGAGCTGACGATGCTGGATTCCGATCACGGCTCCCGTGTCGCGGAGCCGCCGCAGGAGAGAGTCCCTGCGACGGTGTAG
- a CDS encoding ATP-binding protein, with protein MGRIRPPSRPPWPRSLAGQAIALQILVIAVIVLAGSALAALDARRDGDAAAQEQVVGIATALADSPSTAEAIESGRATEMLQPVTELVRRQTDIAFITIMAPDRTRFTHTDPSQIGGAYLGTIEPALQGETFTEVYTGTLGSSIRAVAPVYDGDGRVIGLVAAGILQQSLAERWQSQLPVIAAVSLAALAVSLLGVWGIRRRLLRQTHGLRPDELRVMYDHHDAILHSVSEGLIVLDRSGVAVVNDEARRLLSLPAGEVAADDLPEFLRTYNPGARDEVHVTDDRVLVVNRSRVRSDAGSSEVVTIRDRTELQGALGELNSLKVLTDSLRSQAHEAANKLHTVVTMVEMERTEEAVRFATAELELSQQLVDRLSDAVGEPALVALLLGKTAQADERGIELTVTEDSELPSDTEDLLLTGQEMVTVAGNLIDNAMDACDPDDPWVEVTVQQNDERLLIRVADSGEGMDAGTFEKAMQRGYSTKSGDDDGRHGLGLALVAQVVKRHGGQLTADVTYGSVVTVTVNRP; from the coding sequence ATGGGACGGATCCGGCCGCCATCCCGACCCCCGTGGCCGCGGTCGTTGGCGGGCCAGGCCATCGCGTTGCAGATCCTGGTCATCGCGGTGATCGTGCTGGCCGGCAGCGCACTGGCCGCGCTGGACGCCCGCCGCGACGGCGACGCCGCGGCGCAGGAGCAGGTGGTCGGGATCGCGACCGCACTGGCCGACTCACCGTCGACGGCCGAGGCCATCGAGTCCGGGCGGGCCACCGAGATGCTGCAACCGGTCACCGAGCTGGTGCGCAGACAGACCGACATCGCGTTCATCACGATCATGGCGCCCGATCGCACCCGCTTCACCCACACCGATCCGTCCCAGATCGGCGGCGCCTATCTGGGCACCATCGAACCCGCACTGCAGGGCGAGACGTTCACCGAGGTGTACACCGGCACGCTGGGTTCGTCCATCCGTGCGGTGGCCCCGGTCTACGACGGCGACGGCCGCGTCATCGGCCTGGTCGCCGCAGGCATCCTGCAGCAGAGCCTCGCCGAGCGCTGGCAGTCGCAGCTGCCCGTCATCGCGGCCGTCAGCCTTGCCGCGCTTGCGGTTTCACTGCTGGGCGTGTGGGGCATCCGCCGGCGGCTGCTGCGCCAGACGCACGGACTGCGCCCCGACGAACTGCGCGTCATGTACGACCACCACGACGCGATCCTGCACTCGGTGTCCGAGGGACTGATCGTGCTCGACCGCTCCGGCGTGGCGGTGGTCAACGACGAGGCGCGCCGACTGCTGTCGTTGCCGGCCGGGGAGGTCGCCGCCGACGACCTGCCCGAGTTCCTGCGCACCTACAACCCCGGCGCCCGCGATGAGGTTCACGTGACCGACGACCGCGTGCTGGTGGTCAATCGGTCGCGGGTGCGGTCCGATGCCGGTTCGTCGGAAGTGGTCACCATCCGTGACCGCACCGAGTTGCAGGGCGCGCTGGGCGAACTCAACTCGCTGAAGGTGCTGACCGACTCGCTGCGGTCTCAGGCCCACGAGGCGGCCAACAAACTGCACACCGTCGTCACCATGGTGGAGATGGAACGCACCGAGGAAGCCGTCCGGTTCGCCACCGCCGAACTCGAGCTGTCCCAGCAACTCGTCGACAGGCTCTCGGATGCGGTCGGCGAGCCGGCCCTGGTGGCGCTGTTGCTGGGCAAGACAGCCCAGGCCGACGAACGCGGTATCGAGTTGACCGTGACCGAGGATTCCGAATTGCCTTCGGACACCGAAGATCTGCTCTTGACAGGCCAGGAGATGGTGACCGTGGCGGGCAACCTCATCGACAACGCGATGGATGCCTGCGATCCGGACGACCCTTGGGTGGAGGTCACCGTGCAGCAGAACGACGAACGGCTGCTGATCCGGGTGGCCGACAGCGGGGAGGGCATGGACGCCGGCACCTTCGAGAAGGCGATGCAGAGGGGTTACTCGACGAAGTCCGGTGACGACGACGGCAGGCACGGGCTGGGGCTGGCGTTGGTGGCCCAGGTGGTCAAACGCCACGGCGGGCAGCTCACCGCGGATGTGACCTACGGTTCGGTGGTGACGGTGACGGTGAATCGCCCGTGA
- a CDS encoding response regulator, producing MITVLIVEDEPLIAEAHRTYLLRLQGFSVAAVAHTARDAMRAASEAAASDAPIDLVLLDIGLPDANGIALASALAGLRPAPDIITITSERDLEMVRAAVGHGALAYLLKPFTFAAFRERLERYRRYREALPAGTDAASQAEVDRALAELRVNPDRSVAPKGAAAGTNDEIARAVRDSTHGVTADEVARQVGVSRVTAWRYLERLTDEGTVSRHTDYGKAGRPKTRYQWR from the coding sequence GTGATCACGGTGTTGATCGTCGAGGACGAACCGTTGATCGCCGAGGCGCACCGGACTTATCTGCTGCGGCTGCAGGGGTTTTCGGTGGCGGCAGTGGCGCACACGGCGCGCGATGCGATGCGGGCGGCCTCCGAGGCGGCAGCGTCGGACGCCCCGATCGACCTGGTGCTGCTCGACATCGGGCTGCCGGACGCCAACGGGATCGCGCTCGCGTCGGCGCTGGCCGGCCTGCGGCCGGCGCCGGACATCATCACGATTACCTCAGAGCGCGATCTGGAGATGGTGCGCGCCGCGGTCGGTCACGGCGCGCTGGCGTACCTGTTGAAGCCGTTCACCTTCGCCGCGTTCCGCGAACGACTCGAGAGGTACCGGCGCTACCGCGAAGCGCTGCCTGCCGGTACCGATGCCGCCAGCCAGGCCGAGGTCGACCGGGCGCTGGCCGAGCTACGGGTCAACCCGGACCGGTCGGTGGCACCGAAAGGGGCGGCAGCGGGCACGAACGACGAGATCGCCCGTGCCGTACGCGATTCCACCCACGGTGTGACCGCCGATGAGGTGGCCAGGCAGGTGGGGGTGTCGCGGGTGACGGCCTGGCGTTACCTCGAGCGGCTCACCGACGAGGGAACGGTCAGCCGCCACACCGACTATGGAAAGGCCGGGCGACCGAAAACCCGCTATCAGTGGCGGTGA
- a CDS encoding STAS domain-containing protein: protein MTATSIRSRSADSRSFAIASTSLTFTWREEGVGADRKATVAVCGEVDAANAKHFAHTVREVSAGSAAVVLDLTDVNFMAFDGASALYAISAHLAREEVTWCVVAGPAVARVLELCDPEGLIPATTIPSVRAAKPA, encoded by the coding sequence ATGACCGCTACCTCCATCCGCAGCAGGTCAGCCGACAGTCGGAGCTTCGCAATCGCGTCGACGTCGCTGACCTTCACCTGGCGTGAGGAGGGCGTGGGGGCCGACAGAAAGGCCACGGTAGCGGTGTGCGGCGAAGTGGACGCGGCCAACGCCAAACACTTCGCCCACACCGTGCGCGAAGTCAGCGCCGGCAGCGCTGCCGTGGTGCTCGATCTCACCGACGTGAATTTCATGGCCTTCGACGGCGCCTCGGCGCTGTACGCCATCAGCGCCCATCTGGCTCGCGAAGAAGTGACCTGGTGCGTCGTCGCCGGGCCGGCAGTGGCACGCGTGCTCGAACTCTGTGATCCCGAGGGTCTGATCCCGGCAACAACGATCCCGTCGGTGCGCGCCGCCAAACCTGCCTGA
- a CDS encoding CsbD family protein has translation MSDHNSGPEEAVKGVVEGVKGKAKEVVGVVTGRDDLQREGQAQQDKADAQREAAQKEAEAESARAAAKANEERQKAEQS, from the coding sequence GTGAGCGATCACAATTCTGGTCCGGAAGAAGCCGTCAAGGGCGTCGTCGAAGGCGTCAAGGGCAAGGCCAAAGAGGTCGTCGGCGTCGTCACGGGCCGGGATGACCTGCAACGCGAGGGCCAGGCCCAGCAGGACAAGGCCGACGCACAGCGCGAGGCCGCACAGAAGGAAGCCGAGGCCGAGAGTGCCCGCGCGGCCGCCAAGGCCAACGAGGAGCGGCAAAAAGCCGAACAGTCGTAA
- a CDS encoding STAS domain-containing protein translates to MQQFSEQQVDDIAVVAAVGAVDMLTAPQLQAVIAAALARRPSGLIVDLTDVDFLGSAGMQVLMVTRKQVDGSVEFAVVADGPATSRPLQITGVADYVDLFSTLDVAVAHVKARSPVCRADRQV, encoded by the coding sequence GTGCAGCAATTCAGCGAACAGCAGGTCGACGATATCGCGGTGGTCGCCGCGGTCGGCGCTGTCGACATGCTCACCGCGCCGCAACTGCAGGCGGTGATCGCCGCGGCGCTGGCGCGCAGGCCGTCGGGCCTGATCGTCGACCTGACCGACGTGGACTTTCTGGGGTCGGCGGGCATGCAGGTCCTGATGGTCACGCGCAAGCAGGTCGACGGTTCGGTCGAGTTCGCCGTCGTCGCCGACGGACCGGCCACCAGTCGCCCGCTCCAGATCACCGGGGTGGCCGACTACGTCGATCTCTTCTCGACGCTCGACGTCGCCGTGGCGCACGTCAAAGCTAGGTCGCCTGTCTGTCGTGCTGACCGGCAGGTTTGA
- a CDS encoding TMEM165/GDT1 family protein, translated as MLAAALLSFAVIFVAELGDKTQLVAMMFALRYRWWVVLSAITVATAVVHVLSVAIGHYLGAALPTHLLGLIAGAMFVFFGLWTLRGDSLSDDETSRADKATAPAFFVVTSAFVLAELGDKTMLATVTLAADRDWLGVWIGSTLGMVAADGLAIAVGAVAGKHLPERFIQVTAAALFLVFGFSMLLENLWPSLSTVAIAALAVALVAAFGATLWALPERLRPAVLRTSPARLPSPAEAGEESDVGAGSATSDRHD; from the coding sequence GTGCTCGCCGCTGCGCTGTTGAGCTTCGCCGTCATCTTCGTCGCCGAGTTGGGGGACAAGACCCAACTGGTGGCGATGATGTTCGCCTTGCGGTACCGGTGGTGGGTGGTGTTGTCCGCCATCACCGTCGCCACCGCCGTCGTGCACGTGCTCTCGGTCGCGATCGGCCACTACCTGGGCGCCGCGCTGCCGACGCACCTGCTGGGACTCATCGCCGGCGCGATGTTCGTGTTCTTCGGCTTGTGGACGCTGCGCGGCGACAGCCTGTCCGACGACGAGACCTCACGCGCGGACAAGGCCACCGCACCTGCGTTCTTCGTGGTCACCTCGGCCTTCGTACTCGCCGAACTCGGTGACAAGACGATGCTGGCGACCGTGACGCTGGCGGCCGACCGTGACTGGCTCGGCGTGTGGATCGGGTCGACCCTGGGCATGGTCGCCGCCGACGGCCTGGCCATCGCGGTCGGCGCGGTGGCCGGCAAGCACCTTCCTGAGCGGTTCATCCAGGTCACCGCGGCGGCGCTGTTCCTGGTGTTCGGCTTCTCCATGCTGCTGGAGAATCTGTGGCCGTCGCTGTCGACGGTCGCCATCGCGGCCCTCGCCGTGGCGCTCGTGGCGGCCTTCGGTGCGACCCTGTGGGCATTGCCCGAGCGGCTCCGGCCTGCGGTGTTAAGGACGTCGCCGGCGCGGTTGCCCTCCCCGGCCGAGGCCGGGGAGGAGTCCGATGTCGGCGCGGGTTCGGCAACCTCAGATCGGCACGACTGA
- a CDS encoding acetamidase/formamidase family protein, giving the protein MTEIARYAAEILWDGLGRRDFLRAVAAVGAGAGVAGVAACSTGSSATSSTDESFTVLQPGQGEPTGDHYLPSVPDQVLWGYVPTVHASPVLQMTSGQTVTIDAVSHEGILEDQGRDPVEYFGARGVADSEVLQDAIAIAADYSRTPRNFDKDGPHVVTGPVFVEGAEPGDVLKIEILEAVPRVPYGVVSSRHGKGALARTADQGAPAGITLAEVMPPVDTDGRPSPDPQRYGNVSTFTAVEDGHGVMSYGASRVRFPLRPFMGMMGVAYSQDTDPTAASANSIPPTVGGGNIDIRLLGEGATFYLPVFAEGALFYVGDPHMAMGDGEVALTAMEGSLRGTYRLSVCKPGSGDAPSVAYRYPFGETADAWVPIGLSDPDGSVGGQGSDLDVAMRRAVVNALDFLQTDQGMDRATAYAYLSAAADFSVSQVVDRTVGVHGQVYKSHFTQA; this is encoded by the coding sequence ATGACTGAGATCGCACGCTACGCCGCCGAAATTCTGTGGGACGGGCTCGGAAGGCGGGACTTTCTGCGCGCCGTCGCCGCCGTCGGAGCCGGGGCGGGTGTCGCCGGGGTGGCGGCCTGTTCGACGGGCTCGTCGGCCACCTCGTCGACCGATGAGAGCTTCACCGTTCTGCAGCCTGGGCAGGGGGAGCCGACCGGCGACCACTATCTGCCATCGGTCCCGGACCAGGTGCTGTGGGGGTACGTACCGACCGTGCACGCCTCGCCGGTGCTGCAGATGACCTCGGGGCAGACGGTCACCATCGACGCGGTCAGCCACGAGGGCATCCTCGAAGACCAGGGCCGCGATCCCGTGGAGTACTTCGGTGCCCGGGGTGTCGCCGATTCGGAGGTGCTGCAGGACGCGATCGCGATCGCCGCCGACTACAGCCGCACCCCGCGCAACTTCGACAAGGACGGGCCGCACGTGGTCACCGGTCCGGTGTTCGTCGAGGGCGCAGAGCCCGGCGACGTGCTGAAAATCGAGATATTGGAAGCTGTTCCGCGCGTTCCCTACGGCGTGGTGTCGAGCCGTCACGGCAAGGGAGCACTCGCACGCACCGCCGACCAGGGTGCGCCGGCCGGTATCACCCTCGCCGAGGTGATGCCGCCGGTGGACACCGACGGCAGGCCGAGCCCGGATCCGCAGCGCTACGGCAACGTCTCCACGTTCACCGCTGTCGAAGACGGACACGGGGTCATGAGCTACGGCGCGTCCCGGGTGCGTTTCCCGTTGCGTCCCTTCATGGGAATGATGGGAGTGGCGTACTCGCAGGACACCGACCCGACCGCGGCGTCGGCCAATTCCATTCCGCCGACGGTCGGCGGCGGCAACATCGATATCCGTCTGCTCGGGGAAGGCGCCACGTTCTACCTGCCGGTGTTCGCCGAAGGGGCGTTGTTCTACGTCGGGGACCCGCACATGGCGATGGGGGACGGGGAGGTCGCGTTGACGGCGATGGAGGGTTCGCTGCGCGGCACCTACCGGCTGTCGGTGTGCAAGCCCGGCTCCGGTGACGCCCCGTCGGTGGCCTACCGGTACCCGTTCGGCGAGACCGCTGACGCGTGGGTTCCCATCGGTCTGTCGGATCCGGACGGTTCGGTGGGCGGCCAGGGCAGTGACCTCGACGTCGCGATGCGGCGGGCGGTGGTCAACGCCCTCGACTTCCTGCAGACCGACCAGGGCATGGACCGTGCCACGGCTTACGCGTACCTCTCTGCCGCAGCTGACTTTTCGGTATCACAGGTGGTCGATCGGACCGTCGGAGTGCACGGACAGGTCTACAAGTCTCACTTCACGCAGGCCTGA
- a CDS encoding ClC family H(+)/Cl(-) exchange transporter, with protein sequence MHPDASPTRIAILGAVAVIGGLIVGLVGGAFRWCLQTAEAVRSDLLEWAQQLPGPGWLVPVSAVAACAALAALIVRWEPMAIGSGIPHVEAVFLGRAPAPRLQVVLARFVGGVLAIGSGLVLGREGPTVHMGAAIGAEAARRTRLPDDEARTMQVALSGAGLAVAFTAPIAGVLFALEEVTKSWRPQIVLASVLAAAAAVGASQTVLGDGPDFQVEPLDAPDIAWLPVFLVFGVGTGLLAAVYNRAVLWALDHLGAVRRMPAPATAAAIGAAVGLLLWSAPLTVGDGDTLTQMLLDGHDLVLLAVAGLLLARFLTGPVCYSAAVPGGLFAPLLAVGALWGTLFFGCFDAVWPEDTTHLAVPLVLSGMAAFFGATVRAPLTGLVIVMEMTATTSAAVPMMVATAAAVTVAKMVGSRPIYDDLRERMKPGQFSSGI encoded by the coding sequence GTGCATCCAGACGCGTCGCCCACCCGCATCGCCATTCTGGGCGCCGTAGCGGTCATCGGCGGTCTGATCGTCGGGCTCGTCGGCGGGGCGTTCCGCTGGTGCCTGCAGACCGCCGAAGCCGTCCGGTCGGATCTTCTCGAGTGGGCGCAGCAGCTTCCCGGACCGGGCTGGCTCGTACCGGTGTCCGCGGTGGCCGCCTGCGCCGCCCTGGCCGCGCTGATCGTGCGCTGGGAACCGATGGCGATCGGCAGCGGGATCCCGCACGTCGAGGCGGTTTTCCTCGGTCGGGCGCCCGCGCCGCGCCTGCAGGTCGTCCTCGCGCGCTTCGTCGGCGGTGTGCTGGCCATCGGTTCGGGACTCGTCCTCGGCCGCGAGGGCCCCACCGTCCACATGGGGGCGGCGATCGGCGCCGAGGCGGCGCGGCGGACCCGGCTGCCCGACGACGAGGCCCGCACGATGCAGGTGGCGTTGAGCGGCGCCGGCCTGGCGGTCGCGTTCACCGCGCCGATCGCCGGTGTGCTGTTCGCCCTCGAAGAGGTGACCAAATCGTGGCGGCCGCAGATCGTGCTGGCCTCGGTCCTCGCGGCGGCCGCGGCGGTCGGGGCGTCCCAGACGGTGTTGGGGGACGGCCCCGACTTCCAGGTCGAACCGCTCGATGCGCCCGACATCGCTTGGCTTCCGGTCTTTCTCGTGTTCGGCGTCGGGACGGGACTGCTCGCAGCGGTGTACAACCGGGCGGTGCTGTGGGCGCTGGACCATCTCGGCGCCGTCCGTCGGATGCCGGCCCCGGCGACGGCCGCGGCTATCGGCGCCGCGGTCGGGCTGCTGCTGTGGTCGGCGCCGTTGACCGTGGGCGACGGCGACACGCTGACCCAGATGCTGCTCGACGGGCATGACCTCGTCCTGCTCGCGGTCGCCGGGCTGCTTCTGGCCCGGTTCCTGACCGGCCCGGTGTGCTACTCGGCAGCGGTGCCCGGCGGGCTGTTCGCGCCGCTGCTCGCGGTGGGCGCGCTGTGGGGAACGCTGTTTTTCGGTTGCTTCGACGCGGTATGGCCCGAGGACACAACGCATCTCGCGGTCCCGCTGGTGCTCTCCGGAATGGCGGCGTTCTTCGGTGCGACCGTACGTGCGCCGCTGACCGGGCTGGTGATCGTGATGGAGATGACGGCGACGACGTCGGCGGCGGTGCCCATGATGGTCGCGACCGCCGCGGCGGTGACCGTCGCGAAGATGGTGGGGTCCCGTCCGATCTATGACGACCTGCGTGAGCGGATGAAACCGGGTCAGTTCTCGTCCGGAATCTGA
- a CDS encoding GNAT family N-acetyltransferase, producing the protein MSVETPPDRTGAPTTVTREPGRFVIEVEGRTVGLADYHDRDGRRVFPHTEVLPQFQGRGLATILVAEALRVTKSEGLRIVPTCWMVAEYIDRHPEYAALTDRG; encoded by the coding sequence ATGAGTGTCGAAACGCCGCCCGACCGTACCGGGGCCCCGACCACCGTCACCCGCGAACCAGGACGCTTCGTGATCGAGGTGGAGGGTCGCACAGTGGGGCTCGCCGACTACCACGACCGTGACGGCCGACGGGTCTTCCCGCACACCGAGGTGCTGCCGCAGTTCCAAGGCCGGGGTCTGGCAACGATTCTCGTCGCGGAGGCGCTGCGGGTCACCAAGTCCGAGGGGCTGCGCATCGTGCCGACCTGCTGGATGGTGGCCGAATACATCGACCGGCACCCGGAGTACGCCGCCCTGACCGATCGCGGGTGA